One region of Mycolicibacterium rhodesiae NBB3 genomic DNA includes:
- a CDS encoding SDR family NAD(P)-dependent oxidoreductase — protein sequence MARLDERNVLVTGGAQGLGRAISRRLAAEGAHVTIVDLNADKAAECVELIGKDGATAKFVQANVAKREEIAAAVEAAALGGVLHVLVNAAQYFAMPKALELVSDKDWELSEATGPRATFRFMQLAHPFLKAAQKSSVINFVSGSALGGIAYTAPYSAAKGAIGALTKVAANEWAGHGIRVNAVCPFALTDVQRDMIGTEWDNYTRTAEASPMKRGADPDIEIAPAVAFLASDDAAFVTGTVLHIDGGMTELSTVDYSKSPGVFK from the coding sequence ATGGCCCGCCTTGACGAGCGAAACGTGTTGGTCACCGGCGGTGCTCAAGGGCTTGGGCGCGCGATTTCGAGGCGGCTGGCCGCCGAGGGCGCGCACGTGACGATCGTCGATCTCAATGCCGACAAGGCGGCCGAGTGCGTCGAACTGATCGGGAAAGACGGCGCCACGGCGAAGTTCGTCCAGGCCAACGTGGCCAAACGCGAGGAGATTGCCGCCGCGGTGGAGGCCGCCGCCCTCGGCGGTGTGTTGCACGTGTTGGTCAACGCCGCGCAGTACTTCGCCATGCCGAAGGCGCTCGAACTCGTCAGCGACAAAGATTGGGAGCTATCGGAGGCGACAGGCCCACGTGCGACCTTCCGGTTCATGCAACTGGCGCACCCGTTCCTCAAGGCCGCTCAGAAGTCGTCGGTGATCAACTTCGTGTCCGGTTCGGCGCTGGGCGGCATCGCCTACACGGCACCGTATTCGGCGGCGAAGGGAGCCATCGGCGCGCTGACCAAGGTGGCCGCCAACGAGTGGGCCGGCCACGGTATCCGTGTCAACGCCGTGTGCCCGTTCGCACTGACCGATGTGCAGCGCGACATGATCGGCACCGAATGGGACAACTACACGCGTACGGCCGAAGCGTCGCCGATGAAACGCGGCGCTGACCCCGATATCGAGATCGCGCCTGCGGTGGCCTTCCTGGCCAGCGATGACGCGGCGTTCGTCACCGGAACCGTGCTGCACATCGACGGCGGCATGACCGAGTTGTCCACCGTCGACTACTCGAAGTCGCCGGGCGTATTCAAGTAG
- a CDS encoding MaoC/PaaZ C-terminal domain-containing protein: protein MTESSSPTFESINIGDRIPEFVRTTGFAEWNRYAAVNDEFIPIHMDDEAGRAAGNEKGAFGMGNLRLAYLVNMLRQWIGDDGAIRSLTAKYRSMNQKGDELRAVGEVVGKEIVDGLALVHLKVDVIDQNGTSTTPGEATVALAT, encoded by the coding sequence GTGACCGAATCGAGTTCGCCCACCTTCGAGTCGATCAACATCGGCGACCGAATCCCCGAATTTGTCAGAACCACCGGCTTCGCCGAATGGAACCGCTATGCCGCCGTCAACGACGAGTTCATCCCGATCCATATGGACGACGAGGCCGGCAGAGCCGCGGGTAACGAGAAGGGCGCATTCGGGATGGGCAACCTACGGCTGGCCTATCTGGTCAACATGCTGCGGCAGTGGATCGGCGATGACGGCGCAATCCGCTCGCTGACCGCTAAGTACCGGAGCATGAACCAGAAGGGTGACGAGTTGCGCGCTGTCGGCGAGGTGGTCGGCAAAGAAATCGTCGACGGTCTCGCGTTGGTGCACCTGAAAGTCGACGTCATCGACCAGAACGGCACGAGCACGACACCAGGTGAAGCCACGGTGGCCTTGGCTACTTGA
- a CDS encoding ferredoxin yields the protein MRVDVDRDLCESNAVCVGIAPDIFELDDEDLAVVTVDEIPADREADVRQAVQLCPKIALTLREDG from the coding sequence ATGCGAGTAGACGTGGATCGCGACCTCTGTGAGTCCAATGCCGTCTGCGTCGGCATCGCCCCTGACATCTTCGAACTCGACGACGAGGACCTTGCCGTGGTGACCGTCGACGAGATACCCGCCGACCGGGAGGCCGACGTTCGGCAGGCAGTGCAGCTCTGCCCGAAGATCGCGCTGACACTGCGCGAGGACGGATAG